The following is a genomic window from Sedimenticola thiotaurini.
ACCAGCAGGGTGGGGTGGTGAAACACGCCGATTACGGCGGCGGTATAAAGACCCATTACCGGTGCCTCGGTGGCAAACCATTCGGATAAGGCCCCGCGCCACTTTGCTTCAATAGCAGAAAAAATCATGCTGGTCAGAATCAGTCCGCAACCGATCAGCAGGGAGACCCCGAGCACACGCAAGGGCTCGTCCAGGGGCCTGAACCAGATCACCGGCAGCAACTCTTCTACACCAAACGCCTCACCAAACAGGAGCCCGAAGATGATGGAGGAGAGTCCGCAGGGTGCCAGGAACCGGAGCTGGGAATACTTGAAGCCAAAAATCAATCCGAAGACCAGTAACATCAATCCGTGGCCCGCGTCGGGAAACATGAAGCCGAACAGCAGGGGAACCACCAGGGGAATAATAAAAGATGGATTGATCTCATTGCGTCCCGGTGTGCCGGAGAACGCTTTGAACAGGTGGAACGGACGGCTCCACCAGGTCTCCAGCATATGTACCGGGGGCAACGAAGTGGGTGGTGGTAGCGGATGACGTACCACGGCGTCGATATGGGCTTTTTTCAAGACCGATTCCACGGCGTTGGGGGCGGGCAGGGTGCTCCAGCCGGTGATCCGGCAGAATCGCCCCCGCTCGGTGACTTTGGGCGCTTTGCTGAGGAACCAATGCAGAAGCGCCACATTGGCCAGGGTCTTTTTCAGCTTGTCGCTGGCCCAATGTGCTTCGATCTGGTGCCGCAGCTCGTGATATCTCCTTTCCACCACGGCCAACCGCTCACTGACCGCCTGTTTCTGGGCGGACCGGCCAGGGGGTAGCCATTCCGGTATCTTGATCTCGATACAGGCGGAATTCTCCACCAGCTGATCGATGGCCGCTTTCTGGTCGGGGTCAGCGGCCAGCAACAGAAACTCGGTGTCTCCAAGGACAAAATAACGACAGATCGTATCGTCCAGCTTGGGGGTCAGTGGGTGGTCCCGTGGGCAGGCGTAGATCCCCTTGTAGAGGAAGTCGCCGTGGTGGGCGAACAACTCGATGCCGGTGTCGTCCTCCTGGAGTGCCTTGAGACAGTTGAACAGATGTTGCAGATCCTCCTTTTCCGATTGAAGTGCGTGCATCTGGTCCTGCAGGGATACCAGTCGGTTACCCCAGTGGCGGATGGAGGAGAGCGCCTGTTCGGCGGTCTCTTCGGGGGATTCAAGCAGCCGTGACGGGGAGACCTCATAGGCCGGTAGGGCAATCTGGTGGATTTTGCAGAAATGATCGAGTTCCGCCAAGGTGGTTCGGATCTTCTCTACGTCCAGGGGAGAAGCCAGACGGGTACTGGATTCCAGCTGCACCTCGCCGGTGGCGGCCAGCGCCTCAATGGCATAAACCGTGTCGTCACGGGGAACATAGAGTTCGAACCAGTGTGCCTCTTTGGGTCGAAAAATCTCTTTTAATTTAAATGCAGTAGGCAAGCTGAATCCCTGTTGGCCAGTAGAGCGATGTAACAGCAACCCGCTGTCCGGGGTCCGCTGCCATTATCACGTGACAGGGCGAACGGTTACAGACTTTCCTGTCCGGGGATAGACCCTGATCAATCCCCAAGGGCTGTTGTCACCGGCGGGTTGCCGGATTCTGCTGGAAAAATGGTTCGGCCTGTCGGGGATCAGCTCCGCAGATCGTGGAGCTACCAGGTAGTAACTGAATTTCTCTGGTTGGAGTTCAACTGAGTCTATAATGAGCTGTTTAGAGGGCAATAAAAAACCCCTGACATATAAATATGAAAGGGGTTTTCGAGTTTGGTGCCGAGGAGAGGACTTGAACCTCCACGGGGTTTCCCCCACTAGCACCTGAAGCTAGCGTGTCTACCAATTTCACCACCTCGGCTTTTGTCTGGTTCAGATCGCTTTTAATCGCGCTCATTTCCCAGAGGCCGCGAACTTTACAGCGACATTTAATGCTTGTCAACGGTACAATGGCATTTCTATTAAACAAATTTCAGGGAAATACCTTTGAGTAGAAGTTCACGTAAGAAAACATCCAGAGATGCCGACCCGCATCTCACCAGGGAGGCGAAGAAATACGCCAATCCTATCCCCAGTCGGGAGTTCATCCTGGAGCACCTGGCGACCGCCGGGGTGCCGATGGCCCGGCAGGAGCTGGCGGCGCAGCTGGGGCTGCACAGCGAAGATGATCTGGAAGCGTTGCGCCGGCGACTCAATGCCATGGAGCGCGATGGTCAGGTGGTGCGCAATCGCAAGGGCGCGCTCTGTATCGTCAATAGCAAGGATCTGATCGCCGGCCGTATTATTGGCCATCCCGATGGCTTTGGGTTCCTGCGCCCGGATGAGGGTGGCGATGATCTGTTTGTGTCGCCCCGCCAGATGCGCCAGTTGCTGCACAACGACCGGGCGGTGGTCCGGGTGGTGGGGCTGGATCGTCGTGGTCGCAAGGAAGCGGCGGTGGTTGAAGTGCTGGAGCGCAACAACCAGCTGGTAGTGGGCCGCCTCTATATGGATAGCGGGGTCGGTTTCGTCGTACCGGACAACAAGCGCCTGAACCAGGACATTATCATCCCCGAAGGTGAGTTCAACGGCGCCGGGCACGGCCAGATGGTGGTGGCGGAGATCGTCCAGCAGCCCACCAAACGGAGCCAACCCATCGGTCGGGTGAAGGATGTACTGGGCGAGCATATGGCGCCGGGTATGGAGACCGACGTGGCTATCTGGACCCATCAGCTACCGGTGGAGTGGCCCGAAGAGGTGGAGCAGGAGATCGCTCACCTGGGGGCGGAGGTTGATGAGCAGGCCAAGCAGGGACGGGTGGATCTGCGCCATCTGCCGCTGGTTACCATCGATGGTGCCGATGCCCGGGATTTTGATGACGCGGTCTACTGCGAGGCCAAGCCCAAGGGGTGGCGTCTGCTGGTCTGCATTGCCGATGTCTCCAGCTATGTGCAGCCCGGCAGTGCCCTGGATCGGGAAGCCCGTTCAAGGGGTAACTCCGTCTACTTCCCGGAGCGGGTGATTCCGATGCTCCCGGAGGTCCTTTCCAACGGCCTCTGCTCTCTCAACCCGGCGGTTGATCGCCTC
Proteins encoded in this region:
- a CDS encoding V-type ATP synthase subunit I, coding for MPTAFKLKEIFRPKEAHWFELYVPRDDTVYAIEALAATGEVQLESSTRLASPLDVEKIRTTLAELDHFCKIHQIALPAYEVSPSRLLESPEETAEQALSSIRHWGNRLVSLQDQMHALQSEKEDLQHLFNCLKALQEDDTGIELFAHHGDFLYKGIYACPRDHPLTPKLDDTICRYFVLGDTEFLLLAADPDQKAAIDQLVENSACIEIKIPEWLPPGRSAQKQAVSERLAVVERRYHELRHQIEAHWASDKLKKTLANVALLHWFLSKAPKVTERGRFCRITGWSTLPAPNAVESVLKKAHIDAVVRHPLPPPTSLPPVHMLETWWSRPFHLFKAFSGTPGRNEINPSFIIPLVVPLLFGFMFPDAGHGLMLLVFGLIFGFKYSQLRFLAPCGLSSIIFGLLFGEAFGVEELLPVIWFRPLDEPLRVLGVSLLIGCGLILTSMIFSAIEAKWRGALSEWFATEAPVMGLYTAAVIGVFHHPTLLVMPLLLLWYLAGSVLFQQRRGEVDLVAVIGHLLQSGFELLLHNFSFIRIGAFALAHAGLTSTVVLLADNMENGAGRLVALLTGHLLVVGIEGLVVFIQTTRLIFFEFFIGFLRADGRPLKPLSLPDKK